The DNA region ACTGCGGAGGAATCGCGCTCTTTGGACATTGCCGCTATCGACCTCCTGAACAGCGACTGGCATGATTACCGCGGCTCGGGCCGCAGGGTGGATCGCCTGGACGACCCCGAGTGGCTGAAGATTTTCGTGTCCCGGTGGGGTCTCGACGCCGCGGGAACCCCTGGCGAGAACGTGCGCGCGTCACTGAAAGACCTGCGGGCGCTGCTGAGGCGGATCGTGGAGGCCGTCTCGCGAGGCACCGAGCCTCACTCCCGAGACTTCCAGGAATTCAACAAGGTGCTGGCCCTTTCTCCCGTCGTCAGACGGCTGGTACCCACCGGGGGCGGGTACACCCTGGAACCGGTGCCCCTCGAAAAGGGTTGGGACTGGGCTCGCGCGGAGATAGCGAGGGGATTCGCAGAAGTACTCGCGCACGGGGACCCGTCGCGTTTCAAGATATGTGAGAACCCCGACTGCTTCTGGGTGTTCTACGACGAGAGCAGGAATCGCTCCCGTCGCTGGTGCGAGGATACCTGCGGAAACCTGCTCAAGGTGCGCAGGTTCCGGGAACGCCGGAAGGGCACAACCCCATGAGCAGCCACATAATATGTGGCGGAGGATAAATTCCACCCTGCCAGGGCTTCTGCCAGGGCCCCTGCCAGGGTTGCCGGGGGGAACCCGTTCGATGATGACCCCGCCTGTCGTGCCCTTCCCACCCCGCATCGCGGTAGCCGCAATCCGAGGTGGGCCGCTCGCTCCCGGCATCAATGGAACCGTCGTATTCCGTGACGTGCCATGGGGCGTGGAGGTATCCGTGCAGGTGGCGGGCCTGCCGCCTTACCGGCCCGCCGAGGGCGACAGGCCTCCAATTGGCCCCCACGGCTTTCACATCCACGAGAACGGGAACTGCGAGGTGGGTGATCCCGGCAACCCGTTTCAGGGCGCAGGTGAACACTGGAACCCAACCGGCCAGCCGCATGGGAACCACGCCGGTGATTTCCCGGTACTGTTCTCGAACGGCGGCTACTCCAGGATGTCGTTCTTCACCAACCGGTTCCGCGTCGCCGACGTCGTCGGCCGCGCAGTGATAATCCACCAGAACCCGGACGACTACCGCACGCAGCCGGCCGGCGCATCGGGCAGGCGGCTTGCGTGCGGTGTCGTTATGCCCGTTTACTGGTAGACCCGGGCACCGGGTGGGCCTCCCCGGTCCCCGCCGGCAATACCCCGCGTTGATTTATGGCGTGGAGGTTCAACGGCAGCGACCGCGAAAAGTACCGATTGGTGATTGCTTCTTGAAGAGACTGAACGTCTACCTTCTGCTGCTCTTCTCCGTTACGACCTGGGGTGGCTCGTTTGTGGCAGCGCGGATGGTGCTCGATCCCGCCGCCGCATCAGTCGCCGGGTCTGGTGCAGGCCCCGCAGGCGTGACAACGCTCACCCCGATCATGCTTTCGGTGGCACGGTCCGCCCTGGCCTCGGTCATATTGCTCCCTGCGCTGGTCCATCAGCACCTCCGCGTGCGGAGGATTGAACCCCGTGACGCCGCCGCATTCCTGATACTCGGCCAGCTGGCCGTGACTGTCTACTTCTGGCTACAGTACCAGGGCGTCCGCCTGACCAACGCAGGCGTTTCCTCTCTGGTGGTCGTGGGTTTGATCCCTATTGCCACTCTCCTCATCGCGAGCCTCGTCGAGCGGACCGCCCTCGGATGGAGGAAGACGCTAGCCGTCGCGCTGGGCCTTGCCGGCGTTGCCGTGGTGGCCGGGCAGAAGGGGTTGGCGGTCACGGTCGAGTCCGGATTCCTGCTCGGCAGCGTGTGCCTCGCGGCCGATGCAGTGTGCTTCGCGATATACACGGTGGCCATCAGGCGACTGAGTTCGCGATACGCCACGATGGAGATCACCTCTGCCGTGCACGTCTCAGGCACGGCCGGGCTCCTCGCGCTGGCCACAGTGGAGGGTGGATGGCAGTCGTTCAGCCGCCTTGCCCCGGTACAGTGGGTCGCGATTGCGTATCTGGCGCTGGCATGTACTATCGGCGCCTACCTGTGCTACAACTATGCCGTCTCTCGGCTCGAAGCGGGCAAGGCGGCCGTGTGGATCTACCTTGAACCCCTCGTGGCGTCAGTGCTCGGGGTCCTGCTGCTTGGGGAAACCGTGACGGTCCACACCTTCGCCGGCGGCGTCATCATTTTTGCGAGCCTCTACTTCACGCAAAGGACTTAAGCCGGCTGCAAAGACTCGCGCCGGTTGAGAGGGCTCACAATGCATGGACCCGGAGTTTACTCGCCTCCGCCTACCGGCCTAGCGCGGGAATATCCACTGCGGGATGTTCGGGTCTTCCACGCGAATCACCTGTGTGACGGAGTCTCCCTTCAGTACCATCGTGTTGCCGCCGGCCGTGAACATCCTGCCTACGACATCCCCGTTCTTCACAGCCAGGATACACCTTACGGGGATCATCCGGTCCCACAGTTCGGCCCCCACCTGCTCTTCGCGCAGCGCGGGTGGCTCCCACGAGATGATGAGCGTGTCGCCGTAAGCGTACATGGATGGGGGTGTGGCCGCCTCGGTCCTGTTCGCATAGCGCTCCTGGAAGTACTGCAAGGCGTCGTCGATGGCGCTGCATGGCTCGACTTCGCCGGTAGCTATGTCGACCCTGAAGACCTTTCTGTCCTGGCAGCCGATGAAGATGGCGCCCCCCACCTTGACCATGCGGGTGCCCGCGCCAGCCTCCGTGATCTCGAGGTCCTGGGCTATGACGCGCCACCTGACCGTGTTCCCGGAGTACGTGGCCTCGACCAGGCCCGAGACCGGCCCGCGGTCGGAGGACTTCGCCGTCTCGAAGTACATTTTGAGCTGATCGCCGGCCCAGTGCGCCGCGATGGGACGGAGTAGCGAGACTCCGGCGCCCAGGTCGGGCATGAGTGCCAGGCGCCTGACCTCAGTTCCCTTCCGGATCTCCAGTTCCGTGTCGCCCTCCAGCACGGACCTGGTTATCTTCACGGTCTCTTCCCTGGAGCTATCGGCCGCCACCAGGTCAAGTCCCCAGCTCGTCGCGACCTCTTCGACCCGGGAACCAGGTAAACGGCTGGCAACGCTTATCTCGAGTCCCGGCTGAGAGGTGAGGACGATCCGGCCTCCGCCATCCCACGCCACCCTGACCCAACCACGGCGGTCCGCATCCTTTACATGAAACACCGGGACGCCCCCGAACACCAACCGCGCACGCTCAAGGTCCCACTCCGCACGCCGTATGGGGTATAGTCCAAGCTCGTCGCCCAGTTCCGATCTCTCCACGGCCAGGAAGGGGATGGCGCCGGGGGCCGGTGTCCCGGAAAGCACCGTTCCAGCTCCCAGCGTATCTCCAGCATCGCCCGCGGAGGTCACGAGCCACGGTTTACCGGGCAGGTCGTCGAACCGCCGGACCTCGACGCTGGCAGCACTGCCCCCTTTACCGTCGTCATTTGACCACAGGGTAAACCTGATCGTGAACGCCTCGACAGCCGGCTCGGGGCCTGCGGCGGGGTCGGGGATTGACTCAACCTGGTAGGTGGCCACCCGCAGGTTACCGGCAGGACGCCAGGGCGCCGCGCTCTTGAGTGCGAGCGCCGATACCGCACGCTGCAGCACCGTGTTCCCCGTCCTGACACCTTCGGCCCACTTCATCGCCGCCTCGGCTGCGGTCCGGGGCGCGAGCGCCGCCTCGAAGAGCCGTCCCTGCTCGCCGCTCACACCGGCCGAGGTGACTTTGACCGTCCTGGTCGCCCCGTCCCAGTCCACCGTAGCGCCAAGCGCCTCGGCGACCCAGCGTACGGGGACGAGTACCCGTCCATTCACGATTTGGGGCAGTACGTCAGGCTGGATAGCCCGCCCGTCGACAACCAGCGTAACTTGACCGGCGGCGAGGGTGACTCCCGCGACCGCCAGCACGACCAGCGCTGAGCACGCGACCATTGCGATTCTCTTCAGGTTCGCCTTCAACTCTGACTCATCCTTTCACTGCTCACTACCGGCCGGTCGCCAGGCGCGCAAACAACAACCGGCGTCACTCAATGAGTGGTGACGCCGGGAGTGGCACAAAGTTCCTATTTTCGTATATTTATATACGAATTCAGGGTTTGCGCACAAATTCAGGGCCGGAGCCACACATTGGGACCCTGGCATTTCTGTTCTGCTTCACAGGAGTCATTCCCGCCCCCATCGAATATCACGCTGACAGCTCGTTCGACCTCGAGGTAGACACCGACGTGGCATACATCTGCTACTACAAAGTGACAGGAACGCCGACATGACCCACGAGAAAATTGTGGCTGGAACCGGATACGGAGTATGTGACGAATACTCACCGCTCCGGCGGGTGTTGGTCAGGCGCCCGGGCTCCGAATTCACCAACATGGAGCAGTACCGGCTATGGGGTTACTCCGGGGAGCCGGACCTGGCTCAGGCTCAGGTGGAACACGACGCCTTCACCGCGATCCTCAAGCGTGAGGGCGTCGAGGTGATCGATCAGGAGCAGGTCCACCCCAAAAAGAGGGAACCCCTGTTCACCCACGACGCCTCGATAATGACCCCGAAAGGCGCGATACTGTGCAGGTCGGGCAATCCTCTGAGGCGTGGCGAAGAAGAGTACGCCTCGAAGGCCTTCGAGGCGCTGGGCATCCCGGTGTTCTTCGCCGTGAACGGCGACGGCACCGTGGACGGCGGTGACACGCTCTGGCTGGACCCCGACACGTTCCTCGTGGGGCACTCCTACCGAACGAATCACGAGGGCTACCGGCAATTGCGTTCGGCCATGGAAGGCGTCGTGGCGCGACGCGTTATCCAGGTCCCGCTGCCCCATCACATCGGACCGAGCCACGTCCTGCACTTGATGTCGGTGATCTCCCCTGTCGACCGCGATCTGGCCGTCGTGTATCCCAGGCTTGCGCCGATCGTTTTACTCGAACTGCTGGACGAGCGCGGGATCAGGTGGGTCGAGGTCCCCGATGAGGAGTTCGAATCCATGGGGCCGAACGTGCTGGCGATCTCGCCGAGGAACGTGGTGATTCACTCCGGCAACCCTGTGACGAAGAGCCGGCTGGAGGACCACGGTTGCCATGTGCACGAGTACACGGGTGAGCAGATCTCGATGATACCCTGCGGGGGGCCGACGTGTTTGACGCGGCCTATTCTCAGGGGATAACGCCAACATGACGCCGGCCGCACCTCGCTGGAGGTGCGGCCGTTCGCCGTTCTTGAACAGTATTTCCCGCAACATCCGGTCCAGAATCAGCTGTGAAGTTCTTCCACCATCCTGATGACGTCATCCGAGGGCCTGGCGGTCGCCAGGCTGACGACGATCATCACCACGAAGGACAAGGGCAGGGATATCAGTATATGCGACAGGCTCGGGAGCTTCATGAACCACAGCGTATATAGATAGGATACCGACCCCGCGAGGAGCCCCGCTATGGCGCCCGCGTCGTTGGCTCTCTTCCACCAGATACCCAGCACCACCGGCGCGAAGAGGCTCGACACTATCAGGCCTACGGCGGCAGTGTATAGCATTGTCAGCAGCTTCGGCGGGTTAAAGGCGAAGAACATCGCCGCTAGGCCGATGACCCAGGTGGTGATCATACCGATGTTGATCACCGTGCGGTCGGACGCCCGGGGGTTGATAATTTTCTCATAGATGTCATGTGCGACTGCGCTGGCGCACGACAGGAGAAGAGCGTCCGTCGTAGACATAACCGCCGCCATGACCGCGGCCACCGCCAGTCCCGCGAATATGGGTGGCAGGAACTCCCCGGTCATCTTTAGAAACAGGGTGTCCGCATCCTTGAGCCCGGGGAATACCACGTGCCCCGCAGTGGAAATGCCCAGCACGCCGAATACGACCATGACGGCGTAGATCAGCATGGCGTAGTTGAGCGAGTACCTGGCAGACTTCACGTCCTTCGATGTGTAAATGCGCATGACGATGTGCGGTATCACCGGAGCCGCGCACGCCCACACCACAAACGCCCCAATGTAGGAACTGAGCGGCAGCGCAGCGAGTGTTCCGACCTGGGGTCTGACCCTGGCAGCCTCCATAAGCAATGGAGTGACCCCGCCGAACCTGGTGAACATCGTGATGGCCAGCACCAGCATCATGAACACGACCAGGATCCCCTGGACCACGTCCGTGACGGTGACGGCCCACATTCCGCCGATCGAAACGTAGACTATAAAGACGATGGCCGTCAGCACAATCGCCTGATTGTACGGAATCCCGAGAAGAAACTGAGCCGTGACTCCCGCAGCCTTCATCTGGGCGATGATGTAGGTGCCCATCGAGAGAACGATGATAATTGGGACTGCTATCTGGATGAACCTCGACTTGTAGCGGGACGTCAAGAAGTCCGTTATCGTGACCTTACCCAGATTCCTGAGCTGTTTCGCCACGAGCACGCCGGCCATGGGGAATCCAAGGACGGCGCCGGCATACATGGCGAAGGCGTACGGGATACCCAGGGAGTAACCCAGCGCCGTGACGCCGAGAACCGAGCCACCGCTTGCCAGGGCCGCCATGAGTGCCCACGAATTGACAAAAGTGCCGATCTGCCTTCCGGCTATCCAGTAGTCGTCCTTGGATTGTCTCGCCCTCTTCTGGGCCCAGCCGCCGATCAGGATGCAACCGACGATGTACAGCCCGGTAATCGTGAGTTCCAGCGTCTTCATGAGCGCTTCCCTCCCGCCGACGCGGTCGTGTTAGTCCCAGGGCCCGGCTTGCCTTCCTGGCTGAGGTTGTATAGTCCCAGCAACGGGCCTATGAACATCAGCGCTCCCATCCCCCAGCCGAACACGACCATACCATTCACGGTCGTCGTCCGGCTCCATGGGAGAAAGAACACGACCGCCAGGACCACGAACGTGATCAGCAACCAGGCGTCCCCCTTCCGCATAGGGAAGAAGTCCATCTTGCGCGTCCCTCCTCGCGATGAATTGAAAGAAGCCTACACACTGCCGTCAACACGCCACCCTACCTGCCCAGCGACTCAGCCACATTCTCGAGGCCAAGCTCTCTCAGCTTGGAACCCGCAGGTATGCCGTTCGAATCCCATCCACGAAGCGAGTAGTATTCGTCCAGGAGTCGCTCCACCGTGTCCCTGGTGAGATGCTTCCCCTTTGTGGGCCCGCCGGAAACGGGCTCCTCATAAAACCGTGCGGGCGGGTAGTCGCAGGCCCTGCCGAAACCCGGGACCTCCCTGGCCCAGAACGACCTCGTCAGGTTCCACACCTTCTCCGAAACCCGCAACAGGTCTTGCCACGTCATGTCCATCCCCGTAACCAGTGGGAAGATCTCGCCGTAGTACTTGAGGTCAAATCCGATCTCGATCCAGGGGAACCGGCACACCGTGAGCATATCGAGCAGCGGCCTGACGTGTTGCAGTTCGATCACCTTGGCCGCCTTCCCTCCAATTACGTCCCTGCCCACAGCTATGTCGTAGGTTATCGCCCACGCCCTGTTGTGGTGGGCCCCCACATCACACGTCATGTATGCGAGTAGCGTTCCGGCCGCGTAACGGGGCTCGTATCCGGAAACCTCCAGCCCCTTTACTTGTATGGCGTACTTCTCACTACCACCGCCCAGCGCGCGAGCGGCGGACCGTGCGCCCTCGGCCAGGACAGCCCCTACACCTTCGCGCCTGGCGATCTTGTTTGCGAGGTATTCCACCGAGGCCATATCGCCGAACCGCAGTTCGCGACCATCGACGTCGCCCCTGGAGATGAGCCCCTTCTCAAAGCATTCCAACGCAAAGCCGATGACGTTACCGCCGGAGATCGTGTCCAGGCCGAGGTCGTCCATCACGTGGTTGAGATACGCAACCTGGGAGATGTCGGAAATGCAGCAGGCCCCTCCGACGAGAGCGATCGTCTCGTACTCCGGCCCTTCCTGGTATGTCTCCATGCCGCCGGCGCTCACCTTCGTGTACTTGCCGCACGGTATCGGGCAGCTGAAGCACCCCTTGTCCACCACGACTATCTCTCGGAGGGCCTTGCCGTTTATGTTCTTGTACGGGGCGAAGTAACCGGCCGCGAAGTTCCTGGTCGGGAAGGCGCCGTTTTCGTTGCACCAGTCGGTAATGTCCGCCGTGCCGTACGGCGTCCACGTCTTGAACCCGGGCCTCTCGAACGCCGCCCGGAACATCTCCTTACCCTTCCTGAGCACGCCTTCGGGGTCGGCGACCTTGTAGCCGCGGCTACCCCTGACGGCAACCGCCTTCAGCTTCTTGGAGCCCATTACGGCGCCTATTCCGGTGCGGCCGGCCTGCCGTCCGAAATCGTGCGTTACGCAGGCAATTTTGACGAGGTTCTCGCCGGCCGGCCCGATCGTCACGATCTGATACTCTTTTCCAAGGTCACGCTTCAGGGCCGCTTCCGCATCATAGCTGCCGAGCCCCCAGTACTTTCCCGCGTCGATGATACTCACCCTGTCGTCGTCAACCACCAGACACACTGGTTTGGGTGATTTCCCCGAAATGATGAAAAGGTCGTAACCCGCGGTCTTCATCTCTGCGGAGAAGTGTCCGCCCATGTTGCTGTCGCCGTACCCGCCGGTCGCGGGCGACTTCGCCCCAAATTCGACCTTGCCGCTGCTGGGCAGGAA from Bacillota bacterium includes:
- a CDS encoding aldehyde ferredoxin oxidoreductase family protein, translated to MPYGYGGRILRVDLSNGTTTVEPLPPGMARQWIGGRGFVAKTLWDEVEKGTDPLGEGNKVVIAAGPLSGSFLPSSGKVEFGAKSPATGGYGDSNMGGHFSAEMKTAGYDLFIISGKSPKPVCLVVDDDRVSIIDAGKYWGLGSYDAEAALKRDLGKEYQIVTIGPAGENLVKIACVTHDFGRQAGRTGIGAVMGSKKLKAVAVRGSRGYKVADPEGVLRKGKEMFRAAFERPGFKTWTPYGTADITDWCNENGAFPTRNFAAGYFAPYKNINGKALREIVVVDKGCFSCPIPCGKYTKVSAGGMETYQEGPEYETIALVGGACCISDISQVAYLNHVMDDLGLDTISGGNVIGFALECFEKGLISRGDVDGRELRFGDMASVEYLANKIARREGVGAVLAEGARSAARALGGGSEKYAIQVKGLEVSGYEPRYAAGTLLAYMTCDVGAHHNRAWAITYDIAVGRDVIGGKAAKVIELQHVRPLLDMLTVCRFPWIEIGFDLKYYGEIFPLVTGMDMTWQDLLRVSEKVWNLTRSFWAREVPGFGRACDYPPARFYEEPVSGGPTKGKHLTRDTVERLLDEYYSLRGWDSNGIPAGSKLRELGLENVAESLGR
- a CDS encoding copper amine oxidase N-terminal domain-containing protein → MVACSALVVLAVAGVTLAAGQVTLVVDGRAIQPDVLPQIVNGRVLVPVRWVAEALGATVDWDGATRTVKVTSAGVSGEQGRLFEAALAPRTAAEAAMKWAEGVRTGNTVLQRAVSALALKSAAPWRPAGNLRVATYQVESIPDPAAGPEPAVEAFTIRFTLWSNDDGKGGSAASVEVRRFDDLPGKPWLVTSAGDAGDTLGAGTVLSGTPAPGAIPFLAVERSELGDELGLYPIRRAEWDLERARLVFGGVPVFHVKDADRRGWVRVAWDGGGRIVLTSQPGLEISVASRLPGSRVEEVATSWGLDLVAADSSREETVKITRSVLEGDTELEIRKGTEVRRLALMPDLGAGVSLLRPIAAHWAGDQLKMYFETAKSSDRGPVSGLVEATYSGNTVRWRVIAQDLEITEAGAGTRMVKVGGAIFIGCQDRKVFRVDIATGEVEPCSAIDDALQYFQERYANRTEAATPPSMYAYGDTLIISWEPPALREEQVGAELWDRMIPVRCILAVKNGDVVGRMFTAGGNTMVLKGDSVTQVIRVEDPNIPQWIFPR
- a CDS encoding superoxide dismutase family protein — protein: MMTPPVVPFPPRIAVAAIRGGPLAPGINGTVVFRDVPWGVEVSVQVAGLPPYRPAEGDRPPIGPHGFHIHENGNCEVGDPGNPFQGAGEHWNPTGQPHGNHAGDFPVLFSNGGYSRMSFFTNRFRVADVVGRAVIIHQNPDDYRTQPAGASGRRLACGVVMPVYW
- a CDS encoding EamA family transporter, with translation MKRLNVYLLLLFSVTTWGGSFVAARMVLDPAAASVAGSGAGPAGVTTLTPIMLSVARSALASVILLPALVHQHLRVRRIEPRDAAAFLILGQLAVTVYFWLQYQGVRLTNAGVSSLVVVGLIPIATLLIASLVERTALGWRKTLAVALGLAGVAVVAGQKGLAVTVESGFLLGSVCLAADAVCFAIYTVAIRRLSSRYATMEITSAVHVSGTAGLLALATVEGGWQSFSRLAPVQWVAIAYLALACTIGAYLCYNYAVSRLEAGKAAVWIYLEPLVASVLGVLLLGETVTVHTFAGGVIIFASLYFTQRT
- a CDS encoding sodium:solute symporter family protein, with translation MKTLELTITGLYIVGCILIGGWAQKRARQSKDDYWIAGRQIGTFVNSWALMAALASGGSVLGVTALGYSLGIPYAFAMYAGAVLGFPMAGVLVAKQLRNLGKVTITDFLTSRYKSRFIQIAVPIIIVLSMGTYIIAQMKAAGVTAQFLLGIPYNQAIVLTAIVFIVYVSIGGMWAVTVTDVVQGILVVFMMLVLAITMFTRFGGVTPLLMEAARVRPQVGTLAALPLSSYIGAFVVWACAAPVIPHIVMRIYTSKDVKSARYSLNYAMLIYAVMVVFGVLGISTAGHVVFPGLKDADTLFLKMTGEFLPPIFAGLAVAAVMAAVMSTTDALLLSCASAVAHDIYEKIINPRASDRTVINIGMITTWVIGLAAMFFAFNPPKLLTMLYTAAVGLIVSSLFAPVVLGIWWKRANDAGAIAGLLAGSVSYLYTLWFMKLPSLSHILISLPLSFVVMIVVSLATARPSDDVIRMVEELHS
- a CDS encoding amidinotransferase, coding for MTHEKIVAGTGYGVCDEYSPLRRVLVRRPGSEFTNMEQYRLWGYSGEPDLAQAQVEHDAFTAILKREGVEVIDQEQVHPKKREPLFTHDASIMTPKGAILCRSGNPLRRGEEEYASKAFEALGIPVFFAVNGDGTVDGGDTLWLDPDTFLVGHSYRTNHEGYRQLRSAMEGVVARRVIQVPLPHHIGPSHVLHLMSVISPVDRDLAVVYPRLAPIVLLELLDERGIRWVEVPDEEFESMGPNVLAISPRNVVIHSGNPVTKSRLEDHGCHVHEYTGEQISMIPCGGPTCLTRPILRG